A genomic region of Metopolophium dirhodum isolate CAU chromosome 1, ASM1992520v1, whole genome shotgun sequence contains the following coding sequences:
- the LOC132938508 gene encoding uncharacterized protein LOC132938508: MVILSNLCILILVNILRKLISSIYIIYILIIIISDSLVYHIKTEDFYKDFIENPNLMDRLDMTDLPPIHPCYTTARKKVPGFFSDEAKGHIMTEFCALRAKSYACNIYTGEEDVVREQIEAKGVRQHVVKNHMTLEDHVKCLFGDESLDKYTENVSIRSFKHQLMTIKTNKLTYNNYDDKRVVLDDKIHTLAHGHYSLE; the protein is encoded by the coding sequence ATGGTGATACTATCAAACTTATGTATACTGATACTGGTAAACATATTAAGAAAACTAATTtcaagtatatacattatatatatattaattattattatttctgattCGTTGGTATACCATATTAAAACCGAAGATTTTTACAAAGACTTTATTGAGAATCCCAACTTGATGGATAGATTAGACATGACGGACTTGCCTCCTATCCATCCGTGCTACACTACAGCTAGGAAGAAGGTGCCCGGGTTTTTCTCTGATGAAGCAAAAGGACATATAATGACGGAGTTTTGTGCACTACGTGCAAAATCATACGCGTGCAACATATATACAGGAGAAGAGGATGTGGTAAGAGAGCAGATCGAGGCGAAGGGTGTAAGACAGCATGTGGTTAAAAACCATATGACGTTGGAGGATCATGTTAAGTGTTTGTTCGGAGATGAAAGTCTTGATAAATATACAGAAAATGTCTCCATACGCTCCTTTAAACACCAGCTAATGacaatcaaaacaaataaattgacATACAACAACTACGATGACAAAAGAGTGGTGCTAGACGATAAAATACATACACTGGCTCACGGTCATTATAGTTTAgagtaa